In one window of Pseudomonas chlororaphis subsp. chlororaphis DNA:
- a CDS encoding FadR/GntR family transcriptional regulator: MDNQNTAPRLPRKRRSLAQELVTVLSEQIRDGQLKRGDKLPTESAIMEAHGVSRTVVREAISRLQAAGQVETRHGIGTFVLDTPSPSGFRIDPATVVTLRDVLAILELRISLEVESAGLAAQRRSGEQLAAMRAALDALNESAAHDSDAVASDFQFHLQIALATGNRYFTDIMTHLGTSIIPRTRLNSARLAHDDQQHYMSRLSREHEEIYEAIARQDSDAARAAMRLHLTNSRERLRHAHEEAEAQRG; the protein is encoded by the coding sequence ATGGACAACCAGAACACGGCGCCCCGCCTTCCACGCAAGCGCCGTAGCCTCGCCCAGGAGCTGGTGACCGTGCTGTCGGAGCAGATTCGCGACGGTCAGCTCAAGCGCGGTGACAAGTTGCCCACCGAGTCGGCGATCATGGAGGCCCATGGCGTCAGCCGGACCGTGGTGCGCGAAGCCATTTCCCGCTTGCAGGCCGCCGGCCAGGTGGAAACCCGCCACGGTATCGGCACTTTTGTGCTCGACACGCCAAGCCCGAGCGGCTTCAGGATCGATCCGGCGACCGTGGTGACCTTGCGCGATGTGCTGGCGATCCTGGAACTGCGCATCAGTCTGGAAGTGGAGTCGGCCGGACTGGCCGCGCAGCGGCGCAGCGGCGAGCAACTGGCGGCGATGCGGGCGGCGCTGGATGCCCTCAATGAAAGCGCGGCCCACGACAGCGATGCGGTGGCCTCGGATTTCCAGTTCCACCTGCAGATTGCCCTGGCCACGGGCAACCGCTATTTCACCGACATCATGACCCACCTGGGCACCAGCATCATTCCGCGCACCCGCCTGAATTCGGCACGCCTGGCTCACGACGATCAGCAGCACTACATGAGCCGCCTGAGCCGCGAGCATGAAGAAATCTATGAAGCCATTGCCCGCCAGGATTCGGACGCGGCCCGGGCGGCCATGCGTCTGCACCTGACCAACAGCCGCGAACGGCTGCGCCATGCCCATGAAGAGGCAGAGGCGCAGCGCGGATAA
- a CDS encoding carboxymuconolactone decarboxylase family protein: protein MTENKKQGVQMRRQVMGDAFVDRALGNATEFSQPLQDFVNEHAWGGVWNREGLPLKTRSLITLAALTALKCPQELKGHVRGALNNGCTVEEIREALLHCAVYAGVPAAIDAFRAAQEVIDTYQKPE, encoded by the coding sequence ATGACCGAGAATAAAAAGCAGGGCGTACAGATGCGCCGCCAGGTGATGGGCGATGCCTTTGTCGACCGCGCCCTGGGCAATGCCACCGAGTTCAGCCAGCCGTTGCAGGACTTCGTCAACGAACATGCCTGGGGCGGAGTCTGGAACCGCGAAGGCCTGCCGCTGAAAACCCGCAGCCTGATCACCCTCGCCGCCCTGACCGCGCTCAAGTGCCCGCAGGAGCTCAAAGGCCATGTCCGCGGCGCCCTGAATAACGGCTGCACGGTGGAAGAGATTCGCGAGGCACTGCTGCATTGCGCGGTGTATGCCGGCGTACCGGCGGCGATCGACGCGTTCCGCGCCGCCCAGGAAGTGATCGACACTTACCAGAAGCCGGAATGA
- a CDS encoding ABC transporter ATP-binding protein/permease: MNQNAEYSAVNDAVRGQFFRRVWEMTTPYWRSEEKGKAWLLLCAVVALTLFSVAISVWINSWYKDFYNALQKKDEAAFWQLILYFCGIAAVAILAAVYRLYLTQMLTIRWRAWLTEKHFARWLGHKNYYQLEQGGYTDNPDQRISEDLNSFTSNTLGLALGLLRTVVSLVSFSIILWGVSGSIEVFGYTIPGYMFWCALVYAAVGSWLTHLIGRRLIGLNNNQQRFEADLRFSMVRVRENAESIALYDGEPNENKRLSARFGMVWHNFWDIMKVSKRLTFFTSGYGQIAIIFPFIVAAPRYLTGKIELGELMQINSAFGNVQENFSWFITAYSELAAWRATCDRLLSFRQAMSENEERAPAIDVQSQGETLQVHNLGLDLADGRHLLAGAEMTVTPGERLMLSGRSGSGKSTLLRAMGRLWPAGHGSIRMPAERYLFLPQKPYLPIGSLREALSYPQSGDTYPQERYVQVLETCRLPHLVSRLDESNHWQRMLSPGEQQRLAFARALLYAPQWLYMDEATSAMDEEDEATLYQALIDQLPGLSIVSVGHRSSLKRFHPRHIRIERGHLVDQAVTV; encoded by the coding sequence ATGAATCAGAACGCTGAGTATTCCGCGGTCAACGATGCTGTGCGCGGGCAGTTTTTCCGTCGTGTCTGGGAAATGACTACGCCTTACTGGCGCAGCGAGGAGAAGGGCAAGGCCTGGTTGCTGCTGTGCGCGGTGGTGGCCCTGACCCTGTTCAGCGTGGCGATCTCGGTGTGGATCAACAGCTGGTACAAGGATTTCTACAACGCCCTGCAAAAGAAGGACGAAGCGGCGTTCTGGCAGCTGATCCTGTATTTCTGTGGGATTGCCGCGGTGGCCATCCTGGCCGCGGTCTACCGGCTCTACCTGACCCAGATGCTGACCATCCGCTGGCGGGCCTGGCTCACGGAAAAACACTTCGCCCGCTGGCTGGGCCACAAGAACTACTACCAGCTGGAGCAGGGCGGCTACACCGATAACCCGGACCAGAGGATTTCCGAAGACCTCAACAGCTTCACCAGCAATACCCTGGGGCTCGCCCTGGGCCTGCTGCGTACCGTGGTCAGCCTGGTGTCGTTCTCGATCATCCTGTGGGGCGTGTCGGGCAGTATCGAAGTCTTCGGCTACACCATTCCCGGCTACATGTTCTGGTGCGCCCTGGTGTACGCCGCCGTCGGCAGCTGGCTGACCCACTTGATCGGTCGACGCCTGATCGGCTTGAACAACAACCAGCAACGTTTCGAGGCAGACCTGCGTTTTTCCATGGTGCGGGTGCGGGAGAACGCCGAGAGCATTGCCCTGTATGACGGCGAGCCGAATGAGAACAAACGCCTCAGCGCTCGCTTCGGCATGGTCTGGCACAACTTCTGGGACATCATGAAAGTGTCCAAGCGCCTGACCTTCTTCACCTCGGGCTACGGCCAGATCGCGATCATTTTCCCCTTCATCGTCGCGGCCCCGCGTTACCTGACGGGCAAGATCGAACTGGGCGAGCTGATGCAGATCAACTCGGCATTCGGCAACGTCCAGGAGAACTTCAGCTGGTTCATCACCGCCTATTCCGAGCTTGCGGCATGGCGCGCCACCTGCGACCGGCTGCTGAGCTTCCGCCAGGCCATGAGCGAAAACGAAGAGCGCGCGCCAGCCATCGACGTGCAGAGCCAGGGTGAAACCCTGCAGGTGCATAACCTTGGCCTGGACCTGGCGGACGGCCGGCACCTGCTGGCCGGTGCCGAAATGACCGTGACCCCCGGTGAGCGCCTGATGCTCAGCGGCCGTTCCGGCAGTGGCAAAAGTACCCTGCTGCGGGCGATGGGGCGGCTCTGGCCGGCCGGTCACGGCAGCATTCGCATGCCTGCCGAGCGTTATCTGTTCCTGCCGCAAAAGCCTTACCTGCCGATCGGCAGCCTGCGCGAAGCCTTGAGTTATCCACAGTCGGGCGACACCTACCCGCAGGAGCGTTACGTGCAGGTGTTGGAAACCTGCCGGTTGCCGCACCTGGTGTCTCGCCTGGACGAGAGCAATCACTGGCAGCGCATGTTGTCCCCGGGCGAGCAGCAGCGCCTGGCCTTTGCCCGTGCGTTGCTCTATGCGCCGCAATGGCTGTACATGGATGAGGCCACCTCGGCCATGGACGAAGAAGACGAGGCGACCCTGTACCAGGCGCTGATCGACCAGTTGCCGGGGCTGAGCATTGTCAGCGTCGGGCATCGCAGCAGCCTCAAGCGTTTCCACCCGCGGCACATCCGCATCGAGCGCGGGCATCTGGTCGACCAGGCGGTGACGGTGTAG
- a CDS encoding calcium/sodium antiporter, whose product MFSGLVLLVAGAELLVRGAVRLAARLRVRALIIGLSIVAFGSSAPQMAVSLQATLAENTDIAVGSVIGSGIFNILVTLGLSALIIPLRVSRQLVRLDIPLMILASLLVFTLAYNEELTPLDGLILLATLILYLGLLLRQSRHSARPQSQQGSDAPRAHWLSSLLWMIGGLLMLVFAGHLLVEAAVEVATDLGLSERIIGLTIVAVGTSLPALATSLIAALRGQRDIAVGNVIGSNLFNLLGVLGFTALVAPTPLSVSPNAVDFDLPVMLGVAVLCLPVFYSGYRVTRAEGLLFLGLYLAYGLHVVSFTTGMPLAGKLENLMLFYVLPVLVAFLLFSSLRAWRRQHKKGEAQ is encoded by the coding sequence CCTGAGCATCGTCGCCTTCGGCAGCAGCGCCCCGCAGATGGCCGTCAGCCTGCAAGCCACCCTGGCGGAAAACACCGACATCGCCGTCGGCAGCGTGATCGGCAGCGGCATCTTCAACATCCTGGTAACCCTCGGCCTGTCCGCCCTGATCATTCCGCTGCGGGTATCGCGCCAGCTGGTGCGGCTGGATATCCCGTTGATGATCCTCGCCAGCCTGCTGGTGTTCACCCTGGCCTACAACGAAGAACTGACGCCCCTCGACGGCCTGATCCTGCTGGCGACCCTGATCCTCTACCTGGGGTTGCTGCTGCGCCAGTCACGGCACTCGGCGCGCCCACAGTCCCAGCAAGGTTCCGACGCACCCCGCGCGCACTGGCTGAGCAGCCTGCTGTGGATGATCGGTGGCCTGCTCATGCTGGTGTTCGCCGGCCATCTGCTGGTCGAGGCGGCGGTGGAAGTCGCCACCGACCTGGGGCTGTCCGAGCGCATCATCGGCCTGACCATAGTCGCCGTCGGCACCTCCCTGCCGGCCCTGGCCACCTCGCTGATCGCGGCCTTGCGTGGCCAACGCGACATTGCCGTGGGCAACGTCATCGGCAGCAACCTGTTCAATCTGCTGGGGGTCCTGGGTTTCACCGCCCTGGTGGCGCCGACGCCCTTGTCGGTATCACCCAATGCCGTGGACTTCGACCTGCCGGTAATGCTCGGCGTCGCGGTGCTGTGCCTGCCGGTGTTCTATTCCGGTTATCGGGTCACCCGCGCCGAAGGCCTGCTGTTTCTCGGCCTGTACCTGGCCTATGGGCTGCACGTGGTGTCTTTCACCACCGGCATGCCGCTGGCCGGCAAGCTGGAAAACTTGATGCTGTTTTACGTCCTGCCAGTGCTGGTGGCGTTCCTGCTGTTCAGTTCGCTGCGGGCCTGGCGCCGCCAACATAAAAAAGGGGAAGCGCAATGA
- a CDS encoding MFS transporter codes for MQATKPTRVRYLILFMLFLVTTINYADRATIAIAGSSLQKDLGIDAVTLGYIFSAFGWAYVAGQIPGGWLLDRFGSKKIYAMSIFTWSLFTVLQGYVGEFGVSTAVVALFMLRFLVGLAEAPSFPGNARIVAAWFPTAERGTASAIFNSAQYFATVLFAPLMGWIVYHFGWQHVFIVMGVIGIVFSLVWLKVIYSPRQHPLINEAEFKHIADNGGMVDMDQDGKGKRSDGPKWDYLRQLLSNRMMLGVYLGQYCINGITYFFLTWFPVYLVQERGMTILKAGFIASLPAICGFIGGVLGGVISDYLLRKGHSLTFARKAPIIAGLLVSSSIVACNYVDIEWMVVGFMALAFFGKGVGALGWAVVSDTSPKQIAGLSGGLFNTFGNLASITTPIVIGYIISSTGSFKWALVFVGCNALLAVFSYLVIVGPIKRVVLKEPPSNGPELTQLSQAHS; via the coding sequence ATGCAAGCGACCAAGCCGACTCGCGTCCGCTACCTGATCCTGTTCATGCTGTTCCTAGTGACCACGATCAACTATGCCGACCGCGCCACCATCGCCATCGCGGGTTCCAGCCTGCAAAAAGACCTCGGCATCGACGCCGTCACCCTCGGTTATATCTTCTCCGCATTCGGTTGGGCTTATGTAGCGGGGCAGATCCCCGGCGGCTGGCTGCTCGACCGCTTCGGCTCGAAAAAAATCTATGCCATGAGCATCTTCACCTGGTCGCTGTTCACCGTGCTGCAGGGTTATGTCGGTGAGTTTGGCGTCTCCACCGCGGTGGTGGCGCTGTTCATGCTGCGCTTCCTGGTGGGGCTGGCCGAGGCACCGTCCTTCCCCGGCAACGCGCGGATTGTCGCGGCCTGGTTCCCCACTGCCGAGCGCGGTACGGCTTCGGCGATCTTCAACTCGGCGCAGTATTTCGCCACGGTGCTGTTCGCCCCGCTGATGGGCTGGATCGTCTATCACTTCGGCTGGCAGCACGTGTTCATCGTGATGGGGGTGATCGGCATCGTCTTCTCGCTGGTCTGGCTCAAGGTCATCTATAGCCCGCGCCAGCACCCGCTGATCAACGAGGCCGAGTTCAAGCACATCGCCGACAACGGCGGCATGGTCGACATGGACCAGGACGGCAAAGGCAAACGCAGCGACGGCCCGAAATGGGACTACCTGCGCCAGTTGCTGAGCAATCGCATGATGCTCGGCGTGTACCTGGGCCAGTACTGCATCAACGGCATCACTTACTTCTTCCTGACCTGGTTCCCGGTGTACCTGGTGCAGGAGCGTGGCATGACCATTCTCAAGGCTGGCTTCATCGCGTCCTTGCCGGCCATCTGCGGTTTTATCGGTGGGGTGCTTGGCGGGGTGATTTCCGACTACCTGCTACGCAAGGGGCATTCCCTGACCTTCGCCCGCAAGGCGCCGATCATTGCCGGCCTGCTGGTCTCCAGCAGCATCGTGGCCTGCAACTATGTGGACATCGAATGGATGGTGGTGGGCTTCATGGCCCTGGCGTTCTTCGGCAAAGGCGTGGGCGCGCTCGGCTGGGCGGTGGTGTCCGACACTTCGCCGAAGCAGATCGCCGGCTTGAGCGGCGGCCTGTTCAACACCTTCGGCAACCTGGCGTCGATCACCACGCCGATCGTCATCGGCTACATCATCAGTTCCACCGGCTCGTTCAAATGGGCGCTGGTGTTCGTCGGCTGCAACGCGCTGCTGGCAGTGTTCAGCTACCTGGTGATCGTCGGCCCGATCAAGCGCGTGGTGCTCAAGGAACCACCAAGCAACGGCCCCGAGCTGACCCAACTTTCCCAAGCGCATTCCTGA
- a CDS encoding aldehyde dehydrogenase family protein yields MAEVKRFDNYIGGQWLAGADYSTNINPSELSDVIGEYAKADLAQVHAAIDAARDAFPAWSTSGIQARSDALDKVGSEILARREELGTLLAREEGKTLPEAIGEVTRAGNIFKFFAGECLRLSGDYLPSVRPGGNVEVTREALGVVGLITPWNFPIAIPAWKIAPALAYGNCVVLKPAELVPGCAWALAEIISRAGFPAGVFNLVMGSGRLVGDALVNSPKVDGISFTGSVGVGRQIAVSCVSRQAKVQLEMGGKNPQIILDDADLKQAVELAVQSAFYSTGQRCTASSRLIVTAGIHDRFVAAMAERMGSIKVGHALRAGTDIGPVVSQAQLEQDLKYIDIGQSEGARLVSGGGLVTCDTEGYFLAPTLFADSQASMRISREEIFGPVANVVRVADYEAALAMANDTEFGLSAGIATTSLKYANHFKRHSQAGMVMVNLPTAGVDYHVPFGGRKGSSYGSREQGRYAQEFYTVVKTSYIGS; encoded by the coding sequence GTGGCAGAGGTAAAACGCTTCGATAACTACATCGGTGGCCAATGGCTTGCCGGTGCCGACTACTCGACCAATATCAACCCGTCCGAGTTGTCCGATGTCATTGGCGAATACGCCAAGGCCGACCTGGCTCAGGTGCATGCCGCGATCGATGCGGCGCGCGATGCATTCCCGGCCTGGTCGACTTCCGGTATCCAGGCGCGCAGCGATGCCCTGGACAAGGTCGGTAGCGAGATCCTCGCCCGCCGCGAAGAGCTCGGCACCCTGTTGGCCCGGGAGGAGGGCAAGACCCTGCCCGAAGCCATCGGCGAGGTGACCCGCGCCGGCAACATCTTCAAGTTCTTTGCCGGCGAGTGCCTGCGCCTTTCGGGGGATTACCTGCCGTCGGTGCGTCCGGGGGGCAACGTCGAAGTGACCCGCGAAGCCTTGGGCGTGGTCGGCCTGATCACCCCGTGGAACTTCCCGATCGCCATCCCTGCGTGGAAGATCGCCCCGGCCCTGGCCTACGGCAACTGCGTGGTGCTCAAGCCCGCCGAGCTGGTGCCGGGCTGTGCCTGGGCCCTGGCGGAAATCATCTCCCGCGCCGGCTTCCCGGCCGGGGTGTTCAACCTGGTGATGGGCAGCGGCCGGCTGGTCGGCGATGCCCTGGTCAACAGCCCGAAAGTCGACGGCATCAGCTTCACCGGTTCCGTGGGCGTGGGCCGGCAGATCGCTGTCAGCTGCGTCTCGCGCCAGGCCAAGGTGCAACTGGAGATGGGCGGCAAGAACCCACAGATCATCCTCGACGATGCCGACCTCAAGCAGGCGGTGGAGCTGGCGGTACAGAGTGCCTTCTATTCCACCGGGCAGCGTTGCACCGCTTCCAGCCGGCTGATCGTCACTGCGGGCATCCACGACCGGTTCGTCGCGGCGATGGCCGAACGCATGGGTTCGATCAAGGTCGGCCATGCGCTGCGGGCCGGCACCGATATCGGTCCGGTGGTGTCCCAGGCGCAGCTCGAACAGGACTTGAAATACATCGATATCGGCCAGTCCGAAGGGGCGCGGCTGGTCAGCGGTGGTGGCCTGGTGACCTGCGATACCGAAGGTTATTTCCTCGCGCCGACCCTGTTCGCCGACAGCCAGGCCTCGATGCGCATCAGCCGCGAAGAGATCTTCGGCCCAGTGGCCAACGTGGTACGGGTGGCTGATTACGAGGCGGCGCTGGCCATGGCCAACGACACCGAGTTCGGCCTGTCGGCGGGCATCGCCACCACGTCGCTGAAATACGCCAACCACTTCAAGCGCCATTCCCAGGCCGGGATGGTCATGGTCAACCTGCCGACGGCCGGCGTCGATTACCACGTACCTTTTGGTGGCCGCAAAGGTTCATCCTATGGTTCCCGCGAGCAAGGTCGCTACGCGCAGGAGTTCTACACCGTGGTGAAGACTTCCTACATCGGATCCTAA
- a CDS encoding AEC family transporter gives MLAIFLETLNITAPVFAMLFLGVLLKRIGWINDGFIHTASALVFNVTMPALLFLGILHADLHSALKPGLLIYFAVATLASFAFAWGWAIWRCPREDRGIYTQGAFRGNNGVIGLALAASMYGDYGISLGAILAALVILFYNTLSTIVLAVYSPVIKSDPWSICKSVVSNPLIISVLAAAPFAVFQIGLPTWLETSGQYLAQMTLPLALICIGGTLSLAALRESGDLALSSSLVKMVGLPILATLGAWLCGFRGAELGILFLYFGSPTAAASFVMARAANGNHELAAAIIVITTLMAAVTTNIGIFLLQWGGWI, from the coding sequence ATGCTGGCCATTTTTCTCGAAACGCTGAATATCACCGCGCCGGTATTCGCCATGTTGTTTCTCGGTGTGCTGCTCAAGCGCATCGGCTGGATCAACGACGGTTTTATCCACACAGCGTCGGCCCTGGTGTTCAACGTCACCATGCCGGCGCTGCTGTTTCTCGGGATTCTGCATGCCGACCTGCATTCGGCGCTCAAGCCCGGGCTGCTGATCTATTTCGCCGTGGCCACCCTGGCCAGCTTTGCCTTCGCCTGGGGCTGGGCGATCTGGCGCTGCCCGCGGGAAGACCGGGGTATCTACACCCAGGGCGCCTTTCGCGGCAACAACGGGGTCATCGGCCTGGCGCTCGCGGCCAGCATGTATGGCGACTACGGGATTTCCCTCGGGGCGATTCTCGCGGCGCTGGTGATCCTGTTCTACAACACCCTGTCGACCATCGTCCTGGCGGTGTACAGCCCGGTGATCAAGTCCGATCCGTGGAGCATCTGCAAAAGCGTGGTCAGCAACCCGTTGATCATCAGCGTCCTGGCGGCAGCGCCTTTCGCCGTGTTCCAGATCGGCCTGCCGACCTGGCTGGAGACGTCTGGCCAGTACCTGGCGCAGATGACCCTGCCGCTGGCCTTGATCTGCATTGGTGGCACCTTGTCCCTGGCGGCGCTGCGCGAGAGCGGCGACCTGGCCTTGAGTTCGAGCCTGGTGAAAATGGTCGGCCTGCCGATCCTCGCCACCTTGGGGGCCTGGCTCTGCGGATTCCGCGGGGCGGAACTGGGGATTCTGTTCCTGTATTTCGGCAGCCCGACCGCGGCGGCGAGTTTTGTCATGGCCCGGGCGGCCAATGGCAATCATGAGCTGGCGGCGGCAATCATCGTCATCACCACGCTGATGGCGGCGGTGACCACCAATATCGGGATCTTTCTGCTGCAGTGGGGCGGGTGGATCTGA
- the kdgD gene encoding 5-dehydro-4-deoxyglucarate dehydratase produces MNPQELKSILSSGLLSFPVTDFNAQGDFHRAGYIKRLEWLAPYGASALFAAGGTGEFFSLAASEYSEIIKTAVDTCATSVPILAGVGGSTRQAIDYAQEAERLGAKGLLLLPHYLTEASQDGVAAHVEAVCKSVKIGVVVYNRNVCRLTAPLLERLAERCPNLIGYKDGLGDIELMVSIRRRLGDRFSYLGGLPTAEVYAAAYKALGVPVYSSAVFNFIPKTAMDFYHAIAREDHATVGKIIDDFFLPYLDIRNRKAGYAVSIVKAGARIVGHDAGPVRAPLTDLLPEEYEALAALIDAQGAQ; encoded by the coding sequence ATGAATCCACAAGAACTGAAGTCCATCCTCTCCTCCGGCCTGCTGTCTTTCCCGGTGACCGATTTCAACGCCCAGGGCGATTTCCATCGCGCGGGCTATATCAAGCGCCTGGAATGGCTGGCCCCATACGGCGCCTCGGCGCTGTTCGCGGCAGGCGGCACCGGTGAGTTTTTCTCCCTGGCGGCCAGCGAATATTCGGAAATCATCAAGACTGCGGTCGACACCTGCGCCACCAGCGTGCCGATCCTGGCCGGCGTCGGCGGCTCGACCCGCCAGGCCATTGACTACGCCCAGGAGGCCGAACGCTTGGGTGCCAAGGGCCTGTTGCTGCTGCCGCACTACCTGACCGAAGCCAGTCAGGATGGGGTCGCCGCTCATGTGGAAGCGGTGTGCAAATCGGTGAAGATCGGTGTGGTGGTCTACAACCGCAACGTCTGCCGCCTGACCGCGCCGCTGCTGGAGCGCCTGGCCGAGCGCTGCCCGAACCTGATCGGCTACAAGGACGGCCTGGGCGATATCGAGCTGATGGTGTCGATCCGTCGCCGCCTCGGCGATCGCTTCAGCTACCTGGGCGGCCTGCCGACCGCCGAAGTCTACGCCGCGGCCTACAAGGCCCTGGGCGTGCCGGTGTACTCCTCGGCGGTGTTCAACTTCATCCCGAAAACCGCGATGGATTTCTACCACGCCATTGCCCGGGAAGATCACGCCACGGTCGGCAAGATCATCGATGACTTCTTCCTGCCTTACCTGGATATCCGCAACCGCAAGGCCGGTTATGCCGTGAGCATCGTCAAGGCCGGAGCCCGCATCGTCGGCCATGACGCAGGCCCGGTGCGGGCGCCGTTGACCGACCTGTTGCCGGAAGAATATGAAGCGCTGGCGGCGTTGATCGACGCCCAGGGCGCGCAGTAA
- the garD gene encoding galactarate dehydratase, translating to MQLIEHSDSPRYIRLHERDNVVVVVNDQGVPAGTAFADGLVTLDFVPQSHKVALEDIAEGGPVIRYGQTIGYALQPILRGSWVREEQLRMPSAPPLDSLPLSTEVPAAQAPLEGFTFEGYRNADGTVGTRNILGITTTVQCVAGVLEHAVKRIKDELLPRYPHVDDVVALTHSYGCGVAITATDAYIPIRTVRNLARNPNLGGEALVISLGCEKLQAGQVMHEGDSSVDLSEPWLYRLQDASHGFTEMIEQIMQLAEVRLQKLDQRRRETVPVSELVLGMQCGGSDAFSGITANPALGYASDLLLRAGATVMFSEVTEVRDAIYLLTSRAESTEVARELVREMDWYDRYLAKGEADRSANTTPGNKKGGLSNIVEKSLGSIVKSGSSAINGVLGPGERFTRKGLIFCATPASDFVCGTLQLAAGMNLHVFTTGRGTPYGLAMAPVVKVSTRSELAQRWPDLIDIDAGRIATGRASIEELGWELFRFYLDVASGKQQTWAERHKLHNDITLFNPAPIT from the coding sequence ATGCAGTTGATTGAACATTCCGATTCGCCGCGCTACATCCGCCTGCACGAGCGGGACAACGTGGTGGTTGTGGTCAATGACCAGGGCGTACCGGCAGGCACCGCGTTCGCCGACGGCCTGGTGACCCTGGACTTCGTCCCCCAGAGCCACAAGGTGGCGCTGGAGGATATCGCCGAAGGTGGCCCGGTGATCCGCTACGGCCAGACCATCGGTTATGCCTTGCAGCCGATCCTGCGCGGCAGCTGGGTCAGGGAAGAGCAGTTGCGCATGCCCAGCGCGCCGCCGCTGGACAGCCTGCCGCTGTCCACCGAAGTGCCGGCGGCCCAGGCGCCGCTGGAAGGCTTTACCTTCGAGGGTTATCGCAATGCCGACGGCACGGTCGGCACGCGCAACATTCTGGGGATCACCACCACCGTGCAATGTGTGGCCGGAGTGCTCGAACATGCGGTCAAGCGCATCAAGGACGAACTGCTGCCCAGGTATCCCCATGTCGACGATGTGGTGGCGCTGACCCACAGCTATGGCTGCGGCGTGGCGATCACCGCCACCGATGCCTATATCCCGATCCGCACCGTGCGCAACCTGGCGCGCAACCCGAACCTGGGGGGCGAAGCCCTGGTAATCAGCCTGGGCTGCGAGAAGTTGCAGGCCGGGCAGGTGATGCACGAAGGCGACAGCTCGGTGGACCTCAGCGAGCCCTGGCTGTACCGCCTGCAGGACGCCAGCCACGGTTTTACCGAGATGATCGAGCAGATCATGCAGCTGGCCGAAGTGCGTTTGCAGAAGCTCGATCAGCGGCGCCGGGAAACCGTGCCGGTCTCGGAGCTGGTCCTCGGTATGCAATGTGGTGGCAGTGATGCCTTTTCCGGAATCACCGCCAACCCGGCCCTGGGCTATGCCTCGGACCTGTTGCTGCGGGCCGGCGCGACAGTGATGTTTTCCGAAGTCACCGAGGTGCGCGATGCCATCTACCTGCTGACTTCCCGCGCCGAATCCACAGAAGTGGCCCGGGAGCTGGTGCGCGAGATGGACTGGTACGACCGCTACCTGGCCAAGGGCGAGGCCGACCGCAGCGCCAATACCACGCCGGGCAACAAGAAGGGCGGGTTGTCGAACATCGTCGAGAAGTCCCTGGGGTCCATCGTCAAGTCCGGCAGCAGTGCGATCAATGGCGTGCTGGGGCCGGGCGAGCGCTTTACCCGCAAGGGCCTGATCTTCTGCGCGACGCCGGCCAGCGATTTTGTCTGCGGCACCTTGCAGCTGGCGGCGGGGATGAACCTGCATGTGTTCACCACCGGGCGTGGCACGCCTTACGGGCTGGCGATGGCGCCGGTGGTCAAGGTCTCGACCCGCTCCGAACTGGCCCAGCGCTGGCCGGACCTGATCGACATCGACGCCGGGCGCATCGCCACCGGGCGGGCGAGTATCGAAGAGCTGGGCTGGGAGCTGTTCCGCTTCTACCTGGACGTGGCCAGTGGCAAGCAGCAGACCTGGGCCGAACGGCACAAGCTGCACAACGACATCACCTTGTTCAATCCGGCGCCGATTACCTGA